The following proteins come from a genomic window of Methanothrix sp.:
- the trmY gene encoding tRNA (pseudouridine(54)-N(1))-methyltransferase TrmY, which yields MRDFVIVGHIAKTTPDFSLEDLPGTSGRIDVLCRCINSAFMLSHGIRRDVRCHLLLMGGPEPKILRFDGDRLRHLNPDERSTAALIKRALSIDVGPSWRESTPGIFIRKGDLRSLLESLMEEGQRLYYLKEDGAPLSESVSDGAFILGDHTGMTEDEERLLESMGVETVSIGPLSLHADHCIVIVNWMCDNAARSR from the coding sequence ATGCGCGACTTTGTGATTGTGGGTCACATCGCGAAGACCACGCCGGACTTCTCCCTGGAGGATCTCCCCGGAACCTCAGGGAGAATCGATGTGCTTTGCAGATGCATCAACTCGGCATTCATGCTGTCTCACGGAATAAGAAGAGATGTCCGGTGCCACCTCCTCCTCATGGGCGGACCTGAGCCAAAGATACTCCGCTTTGATGGGGACAGGCTTCGCCACCTGAACCCGGACGAGAGGAGCACGGCTGCCCTGATAAAGCGGGCACTCTCCATCGATGTTGGTCCCTCGTGGAGGGAGTCCACGCCCGGCATTTTCATCAGGAAGGGGGATCTCAGATCACTGCTCGAGTCCCTGATGGAAGAGGGTCAGAGGCTGTACTACCTAAAAGAGGATGGTGCTCCTCTCAGCGAATCAGTTTCAGATGGCGCATTCATACTCGGGGACCACACAGGCATGACAGAGGATGAGGAGCGCCTCCTGGAATCAATGGGAGTTGAGACTGTAAGCATAGGCCCGCTTAGCCTGCACGCAGACCACTGCATAGTTATA
- a CDS encoding thermonuclease family protein yields the protein MRQLQPAAVLVVVILMGCVTSAPDEFRGTVIKVVDGDTFDVDGLGRVRLADVDCPEMDTEAGRAAANYTISWLFGRTVWLDIDDLRGRDDYGRWICVVYLDDNGSPNQEMNFNRMIVDSGHAVVRDFKDNEFNPAEWWNLSSIQPVGGCAYVGSVKSSKYHYPDCEWARKISPSNLICFSSPSEARSKGYTPCRVCKPP from the coding sequence ATGAGGCAGCTCCAGCCCGCTGCAGTTCTTGTGGTCGTAATTCTGATGGGCTGTGTCACATCCGCGCCGGATGAGTTCCGAGGGACAGTCATCAAGGTGGTTGACGGCGATACTTTCGATGTTGATGGCCTTGGCAGGGTGCGGCTTGCAGACGTCGACTGCCCTGAGATGGATACAGAGGCTGGAAGAGCTGCCGCGAACTACACGATCTCCTGGCTCTTCGGGCGCACCGTCTGGCTGGACATAGACGACCTGAGAGGGAGAGATGATTACGGGAGATGGATCTGCGTTGTTTATCTCGATGATAATGGCTCGCCGAATCAGGAGATGAACTTCAACCGGATGATCGTTGACAGCGGCCACGCTGTTGTTAGGGACTTCAAGGACAACGAGTTCAACCCAGCCGAGTGGTGGAACCTCAGCTCTATCCAGCCGGTCGGTGGATGCGCGTACGTCGGCTCGGTGAAATCCAGCAAGTACCATTACCCTGACTGCGAGTGGGCGCGGAAGATCTCCCCGAGTAACCTCATATGCTTCTCCAGCCCATCCGAGGCGCGCTCGAAGGGATACACACCCTGCCGCGTCTGCAAACCTCCTTGA
- a CDS encoding PUA domain-containing protein: MDGATKPKRVVVSDDAVPFVARGGRVFSKLVLRADPDVSPGDEVLVLDRNDRVITVAKAY, from the coding sequence ATGGACGGCGCGACAAAACCCAAGAGAGTTGTCGTCTCCGATGACGCTGTGCCTTTTGTTGCAAGAGGCGGGCGTGTGTTCTCGAAGCTCGTGCTCAGGGCAGATCCTGACGTGAGCCCGGGAGATGAGGTGCTGGTGCTCGACAGGAACGACAGAGTGATAACTGTGGCAAAAGCATATTAG
- a CDS encoding lamin tail domain-containing protein, which produces MVWITKTCLGLAILLVLMASPAYGDGNVSSSEKAPIRISNVSFVAPSPERANLNDEWVEIENIGRIDVDLTGWSISDEQEHTYVFPDGFMLRSGARVKVHTGAGNDTQEDLYWGRSVPVWNNDGDKATLRDGSGSIIDSKP; this is translated from the coding sequence ATGGTGTGGATCACAAAAACGTGCTTGGGACTGGCCATCCTGCTGGTCCTCATGGCATCCCCTGCATACGGGGATGGAAATGTATCGAGCTCTGAGAAAGCCCCCATAAGGATATCAAACGTCAGCTTCGTGGCGCCGAGCCCGGAGAGGGCGAACCTCAATGATGAGTGGGTGGAGATCGAGAACATCGGGAGAATCGATGTGGATCTCACCGGATGGAGCATATCCGATGAGCAGGAGCACACATATGTGTTTCCCGATGGATTCATGCTCCGATCTGGCGCCAGGGTGAAGGTTCACACAGGCGCTGGCAATGATACCCAGGAGGATCTCTACTGGGGGAGGAGCGTCCCAGTCTGGAACAACGATGGTGACAAAGCCACGCTCAGGGACGGCTCAGGCAGCATCATCGACAGCAAGCCCTGA
- a CDS encoding DUF169 domain-containing protein — translation MDYAEMSDTLKSTLGLDSEPVGVVLFKSEEDIPKDLKEIDKPMPYCGMVQRARRGEVLFARLDKHDCKGGASGIGLVECPENISSGKLYFSKLNKSATQTVGQRIASSMPRLPAGSTVATLVAPLSKLKTDPDVVILVGNALQARRIVQAVMYRRGGRMNLDTAGIQSFCVDATASPILKGDVNVSLGCDGSAKKTGLADNDVVVGIPFEMLEDICRVLKERHEGWDRFMRS, via the coding sequence ATGGATTATGCTGAGATGTCAGATACTCTGAAGAGCACGCTCGGCCTCGATAGCGAGCCTGTCGGTGTGGTTCTATTCAAGAGCGAGGAGGACATACCAAAGGATCTGAAGGAGATTGATAAACCCATGCCCTACTGCGGGATGGTCCAGCGCGCCCGAAGGGGAGAGGTGCTCTTCGCCCGCCTGGATAAGCACGATTGCAAGGGAGGTGCTTCCGGAATAGGGCTGGTGGAGTGTCCCGAGAACATATCTTCAGGAAAGCTCTACTTTTCAAAGCTCAACAAGAGCGCCACACAGACCGTGGGCCAGCGGATCGCCTCGAGCATGCCCAGGCTGCCAGCAGGCAGCACAGTTGCGACTCTCGTCGCGCCTCTATCAAAACTTAAGACGGATCCTGACGTGGTCATCCTCGTCGGAAATGCACTGCAGGCCCGCCGCATAGTTCAGGCTGTCATGTACAGGCGCGGTGGGCGCATGAACCTGGACACAGCCGGCATACAGTCCTTCTGCGTCGATGCCACAGCATCTCCGATCCTCAAAGGCGATGTCAATGTCTCGCTCGGATGTGATGGATCCGCGAAAAAGACCGGGCTTGCGGATAACGATGTCGTCGTCGGCATACCCTTCGAGATGCTGGAGGACATATGCAGGGTTCTGAAGGAGAGGCACGAGGGCTGGGACAGGTTCATGCGCTCCTGA
- a CDS encoding 2,5-diamino-6-(ribosylamino)-4(3H)-pyrimidinone 5'-phosphate reductase → MRPYVFINSAMSADGKISSFLRRQVRISGSDDLLRVDRLRAESDAVMVGVGTVIADNPKLRVKSEALRAWRLERGMPENPLRIVADSRARTPPDAAVLGPGCIIAVSSSAPPERIKGLSKRCEIAVCGEDSVDLRRLMDMLYERGVRRLMVEGGGTLNWSLIEQDLVDEICVFLGPMVIGGRDAPTLVDGIGFAENFQKLELESSERIDDGLLIKWRVVRSA, encoded by the coding sequence ATGAGACCCTATGTTTTCATCAACAGCGCAATGAGCGCCGACGGGAAGATAAGCTCTTTTCTGAGAAGACAGGTGCGCATATCGGGGTCTGATGACCTTCTGAGGGTGGACAGGCTCCGGGCGGAGAGCGACGCGGTGATGGTTGGAGTGGGAACTGTCATCGCGGACAACCCGAAGCTCCGGGTGAAGTCTGAGGCGCTGCGAGCCTGGAGGCTGGAAAGAGGCATGCCTGAGAACCCTTTAAGGATCGTGGCTGACAGCAGAGCGAGAACTCCGCCAGATGCTGCAGTTCTGGGCCCGGGATGCATCATCGCCGTATCGAGCTCCGCTCCTCCTGAGAGGATTAAAGGGCTCTCGAAGAGATGCGAGATCGCGGTCTGCGGGGAGGATAGCGTCGATCTCAGGAGGCTCATGGATATGCTGTACGAGAGGGGGGTTAGGAGGCTGATGGTCGAGGGCGGGGGTACTCTTAACTGGTCGCTCATAGAGCAGGACCTCGTCGACGAGATATGCGTCTTCTTGGGGCCGATGGTGATAGGAGGTCGCGATGCACCGACGCTTGTGGACGGCATTGGTTTCGCAGAGAACTTTCAGAAGCTTGAGCTTGAATCCTCAGAGCGTATCGATGATGGCCTTCTCATAAAATGGAGGGTGGTCAGGAGCGCATGA
- a CDS encoding amidohydrolase family protein: MHMIDEDVNKLKATSACGTSGLKRSTSASGYAAGLPDELMLSGTVIAGEEMLALDGYVVIEKGIIKEIGEGKERGDFEGIICPAFVNAHTHVADSIAKDPPFMSLADLVGPGGLKHRILESASDDRLVESMRFSAEEMINTGTCAFGDFREGGPHGVELLLRALEGLSIQSRIFGRPLKDPGDVHPACWGVGLSSTRDYDRGFVDEVVRIARKKGMRIAIHAGEAGRDDIEGALALEPDIMIHLSRAERSDLRDVAESGASVVVCPRSNLFTRSGLPDIAEMLSLGINVCVGTDNLMISSTCIFREMELLSKALVRDDRQVFMMCTINGARALGMDERLGSIDPCKEARLIVFDRNSRNLRGSLNPLASIVRRAEPSDIMLRI, encoded by the coding sequence ATGCACATGATCGACGAGGATGTTAATAAGCTGAAGGCTACCAGCGCATGCGGTACCTCCGGCCTGAAGCGCTCTACCTCCGCGTCAGGATATGCTGCAGGCCTGCCGGATGAGCTGATGCTCTCGGGAACCGTGATCGCAGGCGAGGAGATGCTCGCCCTGGATGGGTATGTCGTTATAGAGAAAGGTATAATAAAAGAGATCGGCGAGGGCAAGGAGAGGGGAGATTTCGAGGGCATCATATGCCCTGCTTTTGTCAATGCTCACACGCATGTGGCGGACTCCATCGCGAAGGATCCGCCGTTCATGAGCCTTGCGGATCTTGTTGGCCCCGGGGGCCTGAAGCACAGGATCCTTGAGAGCGCGAGCGATGATCGCCTAGTAGAATCGATGCGTTTCTCCGCTGAGGAGATGATCAATACTGGAACATGCGCCTTCGGCGATTTCAGGGAGGGCGGCCCTCACGGGGTGGAGCTCCTCCTCAGAGCTCTTGAGGGGCTGTCCATTCAGAGCAGAATCTTCGGCAGGCCTCTGAAGGATCCAGGGGACGTGCATCCAGCATGCTGGGGCGTGGGGCTGAGCAGCACCAGGGATTACGATAGGGGCTTTGTGGATGAGGTGGTGAGGATTGCAAGAAAAAAGGGAATGCGCATCGCGATACACGCGGGAGAGGCTGGCAGGGATGATATAGAGGGCGCGCTCGCGCTCGAGCCTGACATTATGATACATTTATCAAGAGCGGAGCGCTCCGATCTCAGGGATGTTGCGGAATCCGGCGCCTCCGTGGTGGTGTGCCCCAGATCGAATCTCTTCACGCGCTCCGGCCTTCCTGATATCGCAGAGATGCTCTCCCTGGGGATCAATGTCTGCGTGGGCACGGACAACCTGATGATCAGTTCGACCTGCATCTTCAGGGAGATGGAGCTCCTATCAAAAGCGCTTGTCAGAGACGACAGACAGGTTTTTATGATGTGCACGATAAATGGAGCAAGAGCGCTGGGAATGGACGAGAGGCTCGGCTCAATCGATCCCTGCAAGGAGGCACGGCTGATCGTGTTCGACAGGAACTCCCGTAACCTGAGGGGTTCGCTGAACCCGCTGGCGAGCATCGTGAGAAGGGCCGAGCCCTCGGACATAATGCTTAGGATATGA
- a CDS encoding universal stress protein → MIEKIMIATDGSETSERAARFGVELARNLGARVIAVYVADTGRLSHLPDEMILVGIRDMLLKEGEDATSYVESIASNAGVQCEKRVVEGKPTDEILKLSRDLNVDLLVMGSVGRSGLDRFLLGSVAEKVVQHSRVPVLTVPGERKEG, encoded by the coding sequence ATGATCGAGAAGATTATGATAGCAACGGATGGCTCTGAGACGAGCGAGAGGGCCGCGAGGTTTGGCGTCGAGCTCGCGCGGAATCTAGGGGCCAGGGTGATAGCGGTCTATGTCGCAGACACAGGCAGGCTGAGCCATCTCCCTGACGAGATGATACTGGTTGGCATAAGGGATATGCTCCTCAAGGAGGGCGAGGATGCGACATCATACGTGGAGTCGATCGCATCGAATGCGGGAGTGCAGTGCGAGAAGAGGGTTGTGGAGGGGAAGCCGACTGATGAGATCCTGAAGCTGTCCAGGGATCTCAACGTGGATCTGCTCGTCATGGGAAGCGTTGGAAGGAGCGGTCTCGACAGGTTCCTTCTTGGAAGCGTAGCAGAGAAGGTTGTCCAGCACTCCAGGGTTCCGGTTTTAACTGTGCCCGGCGAGAGAAAGGAGGGTTAA
- a CDS encoding CBS domain-containing protein produces the protein MEILVRDAMVRDVAYVSLPGTRDKVLRVLNERHVSGVPVVKNCTVVGMVTRTDLLRNPEEDQIAMLMTRNPYVVRPEDRLVDAAKLFVEKHVRRLPVVEDGRLVGIISVADIVRVIATLSIDETIDRYFERNVVAVWSEMPLPVVGAIMEYAGVQACPVIDTDLQLVGIVTDRDLIAKSVVEESLERADADTAPEMDEWSWESQKEAISRYYQVSKIKLKNVKVREAMVQPIIALRSSRVSECARIMSQKRIDQMPVVNAHRKLIGMLNDHNLLVPFISAYGK, from the coding sequence TTGGAGATCCTGGTCAGAGATGCAATGGTCAGGGATGTCGCTTACGTCAGCCTGCCAGGCACCAGGGATAAGGTGCTGAGGGTCCTGAACGAGCGGCATGTCTCTGGCGTTCCTGTCGTCAAGAACTGCACCGTTGTCGGCATGGTCACCAGGACAGATCTCCTCCGGAACCCGGAGGAGGACCAGATCGCCATGCTCATGACCAGGAACCCGTATGTTGTGCGTCCTGAAGATCGTCTGGTCGATGCAGCGAAGCTCTTCGTCGAGAAGCATGTGAGACGTCTGCCTGTGGTCGAGGACGGAAGGCTCGTGGGGATCATCAGCGTGGCAGATATCGTTAGGGTGATCGCGACTCTCAGCATAGATGAGACCATAGATAGATACTTCGAGAGGAATGTCGTCGCCGTTTGGTCAGAGATGCCGCTGCCGGTGGTGGGCGCGATCATGGAGTATGCCGGAGTCCAGGCATGCCCTGTGATCGATACAGATCTACAGCTTGTCGGCATCGTCACGGACAGGGATCTCATAGCAAAGAGCGTCGTCGAGGAGTCCCTGGAGAGGGCTGATGCAGACACCGCGCCTGAGATGGATGAGTGGAGCTGGGAGAGCCAGAAGGAGGCCATCTCCAGGTACTACCAGGTATCAAAGATCAAACTGAAGAATGTGAAGGTAAGGGAGGCCATGGTTCAACCCATAATCGCGCTGAGATCCAGCCGGGTCAGCGAGTGCGCAAGGATAATGTCACAGAAGAGGATAGACCAGATGCCGGTCGTCAATGCTCACAGAAAGCTGATAGGCATGCTGAACGACCACAACCTGCTGGTTCCCTTCATCTCAGCATATGGGAAGTAA
- a CDS encoding DNA topoisomerase IV subunit A has product MHDPESRLLGIARSLYDQFREGTVPHLVLPTRTKKNIEYSTEDDVWVYGDQESVRSVKTIRGARTLLKTVHLIDLLVKEHLRGNRASTLREIYYISENWDLAKFAEQAESDRLIEDLEIITGLQREDFHVRPEEDGAAVFGPLRIRERTRRGEREIHCQEDIGEAGYQIPFNVDFVEFLEHDARMVIAVETGGMYARLIENGFDEEFDAILVHLKGQPARSTRRFIKRLNTELKLPVAVFTDGDPWSYRIYASVAYGAIKSAHLSEHLATPDAKFLGVQPTDIVEYNLSTDRLTDRDLHALRAELTDPRFGSDYWQRQIQLQIDLKKKAEQQAFAGKGLDFVTKRYLPERLSELGMA; this is encoded by the coding sequence ATGCATGATCCGGAGAGCAGGCTTCTCGGTATAGCGAGATCCCTCTACGATCAGTTCAGAGAGGGTACTGTACCTCATCTAGTCCTTCCGACGAGGACCAAGAAGAACATCGAGTACAGCACGGAAGATGATGTGTGGGTGTACGGCGATCAGGAGAGCGTGAGGAGCGTAAAGACGATACGCGGCGCGAGGACGCTGCTAAAGACCGTGCATCTGATAGATCTCCTTGTAAAAGAACATCTCAGAGGAAACAGGGCGTCGACGCTCAGAGAGATATACTACATCTCCGAGAACTGGGATCTCGCCAAGTTCGCAGAGCAGGCCGAGAGCGATCGGCTCATAGAGGATCTGGAGATAATCACAGGCCTGCAGCGTGAGGACTTTCATGTCAGGCCTGAGGAGGATGGTGCCGCTGTATTCGGCCCCCTCCGGATCAGGGAGCGGACGCGCCGCGGCGAGCGCGAGATCCACTGCCAGGAGGATATCGGCGAGGCCGGCTACCAGATACCGTTCAATGTCGACTTTGTCGAGTTCCTGGAGCATGATGCCAGGATGGTCATAGCGGTTGAGACCGGCGGAATGTACGCCAGGCTGATCGAGAACGGATTCGATGAGGAGTTCGATGCAATTCTGGTCCACCTGAAAGGCCAGCCTGCGCGGTCCACCAGGCGCTTCATAAAGAGGCTAAACACCGAGCTCAAACTGCCCGTGGCTGTCTTCACAGATGGTGATCCATGGAGCTACAGGATATACGCGAGCGTCGCGTATGGCGCGATAAAGAGCGCGCATCTCTCGGAGCACCTCGCCACACCGGATGCGAAGTTCCTGGGTGTGCAGCCCACAGATATCGTTGAGTACAACCTCTCCACAGACAGGCTCACAGACAGGGATCTCCATGCACTGAGGGCAGAGCTCACGGATCCGAGGTTCGGCAGCGATTACTGGCAGAGGCAGATACAGCTCCAGATAGACCTGAAGAAGAAGGCAGAGCAGCAGGCATTCGCTGGCAAGGGCCTGGACTTTGTGACAAAAAGGTATCTTCCGGAGAGGCTCTCAGAGCTGGGGATGGCATAG
- a CDS encoding DNA topoisomerase VI subunit B yields the protein MDTAEELAKQQRSISVAEFFEKNRQILGFDSAPRALITCVKEAVDNSLDACEDAGILPDIFVQIKRAGELYRVIVEDNGPGIVPSEIPRVFAKLLYGSRFHVLRQSRGQQGIGISAAVLYSQLTTGKPTRITSRTSPERPARYVEVMINTAKNEPEIIREGDIDWERPRGTRVELDIEGSYVRGRRQSVYSYLKSVAIVNPHARITFVEPDGSTERFERATELLPKRAYEIKPHPSGIELGELTKMLRYTERRKLSSFLKESFSSIGNIAAQEILQNSGLDPSMDPRSLDYDQSRRLFEALRRIKIKSPPVDCLSPIGEDLIRSGLAKEYSVDFIATVSRPVAVHSGNPFVVEAGIGFGGDLDRNGRVEILRFANRVPLIYQQGACAITHAIEGVSWKSYGLDQPGGGLPFGPAVILVHVASTNIPFTSESKDAIADIPEILAEIDLAMKEIGRKLRRFLALQETLSERREKEEIIGRILPRMAEKLADMLGLERPDISRVVARIMGNVLVRRDIEQENGRLKVRIEIENNTSSQRSFKLHEIISVEAEDLDPPARRVDMGDRYDYQWKIAIRSGEKVVLRYTVKNHLQKMPEAVVEGLEPEIVTGARVLSDA from the coding sequence ATGGACACAGCCGAGGAGCTGGCAAAGCAGCAGAGATCGATATCTGTTGCGGAGTTCTTTGAGAAGAACCGCCAGATTCTTGGATTCGACTCAGCCCCGCGTGCCCTCATCACATGCGTCAAGGAGGCTGTCGACAACTCCCTTGACGCATGTGAGGATGCCGGCATACTTCCTGACATTTTTGTGCAGATCAAGCGCGCCGGCGAGCTTTACCGTGTAATAGTCGAGGACAACGGTCCCGGCATTGTGCCATCTGAGATCCCCAGGGTCTTCGCAAAGCTGCTTTACGGCTCCAGGTTTCATGTTCTCCGGCAGAGCAGGGGGCAGCAGGGCATAGGCATATCTGCGGCTGTCCTCTACTCACAGCTGACCACAGGGAAGCCGACGAGGATCACATCCAGGACATCGCCTGAGAGACCAGCGAGATACGTGGAGGTGATGATAAACACAGCGAAGAACGAGCCGGAGATCATCAGAGAGGGGGATATCGACTGGGAGCGGCCCAGAGGCACGCGGGTGGAGCTCGATATCGAGGGATCGTATGTACGTGGCAGGAGACAGTCGGTTTACAGCTACCTGAAGAGCGTCGCGATAGTGAACCCGCATGCACGGATAACCTTCGTGGAGCCTGATGGATCCACAGAAAGGTTCGAGAGGGCTACAGAGCTTCTTCCAAAAAGAGCGTATGAGATAAAACCCCACCCGTCGGGGATAGAGCTGGGAGAGCTCACGAAGATGCTGAGATACACTGAGAGGAGAAAGCTCTCCAGCTTCCTGAAGGAATCGTTCTCATCCATCGGCAACATCGCTGCTCAGGAGATCCTTCAGAATTCAGGTCTGGATCCATCGATGGATCCGAGAAGCCTCGACTACGATCAGTCCAGGCGGCTCTTTGAGGCGCTCAGGCGCATAAAGATAAAGTCCCCGCCGGTAGACTGTCTCTCGCCGATAGGGGAGGACCTGATAAGATCCGGCCTGGCGAAGGAGTACAGCGTGGATTTCATCGCGACAGTGTCAAGACCCGTCGCTGTCCACTCCGGGAACCCCTTTGTGGTCGAAGCAGGTATCGGATTCGGGGGGGATCTCGATCGGAACGGCAGGGTGGAGATCCTGCGGTTTGCGAACCGCGTGCCTCTGATATACCAGCAGGGCGCCTGCGCCATCACCCATGCGATAGAGGGCGTCTCCTGGAAGAGCTACGGCCTGGACCAGCCTGGTGGGGGACTGCCGTTCGGGCCTGCTGTGATCCTGGTGCATGTGGCATCCACCAACATACCCTTCACATCCGAGTCGAAGGATGCCATAGCAGACATACCTGAGATACTTGCTGAGATAGATCTCGCGATGAAGGAGATCGGAAGAAAGCTCAGGAGGTTCCTTGCACTCCAGGAGACTCTATCAGAGCGGAGGGAGAAGGAGGAGATCATAGGCAGGATACTCCCGAGGATGGCAGAGAAGCTTGCGGATATGCTCGGGCTCGAGAGACCTGACATAAGCAGGGTTGTGGCCAGGATCATGGGCAACGTTCTTGTCAGAAGGGATATCGAGCAGGAGAATGGGCGTTTGAAGGTGCGTATAGAGATAGAGAACAACACATCCTCCCAGAGGAGCTTCAAGCTGCACGAGATAATCTCCGTGGAGGCAGAGGATCTCGATCCACCCGCGAGAAGGGTCGATATGGGAGACCGCTACGACTACCAGTGGAAGATAGCGATCAGATCTGGCGAGAAGGTGGTTCTGAGATACACAGTAAAGAACCATCTGCAGAAAATGCCGGAGGCTGTTGTCGAGGGGCTGGAGCCTGAGATTGTGACAGGGGCGAGGGTGCTTTCAGATGCATGA
- a CDS encoding Lrp/AsnC ligand binding domain-containing protein: MVIGVTMVKVVPGQEKPVYNALRQIDGIKNVYHVFGEFDFVVIIEVDGLSMLNRLVDTIREIENVTATQTVVGAEL, translated from the coding sequence ATGGTGATTGGAGTAACAATGGTCAAGGTAGTGCCTGGACAGGAGAAGCCGGTTTACAATGCGCTTAGACAGATAGATGGCATAAAGAACGTCTATCACGTATTCGGAGAGTTCGACTTCGTTGTGATCATAGAGGTCGATGGTCTGAGCATGCTGAACCGCCTGGTCGATACGATTCGTGAGATTGAGAACGTAACAGCAACACAGACGGTGGTCGGGGCAGAGCTTTAA